GCCACGAACTGGCCCATATCGAGACCGACGAATGCGGCGCGCCGCAGTTTTTCTCGAACGGGTCGAAGCTGCTGACGGCCGCCGGCGAGCACGGCAAGCTGACGCCCGACGCGGTGGAGGCGCTGGTCACGCAGCGGTCGGACATCCACTATCCCAAGCCCCGCGTGGTGTCGCTGACGCAGGCCACGGAGGTCGGCACGGTCTATACCGTGGACGAAGTGCGCGCCATCGCGGCCATCGCCAAGCGCCGGCAGCTACGCGTGCACATGGACGGGGCGCGGTTCGCCAACGCGGTGGCGTCGCTGGGCGTGCATCCGTCCGAGATCACCTGGCGTGCCGGCGTGGACGTGCTCTGCTTCGGCGGCACCAAGAACGGCCTGCCCGTGGGCGAGGCCGTGGTGTTCTTCGACCGCCGGCTGGCCGAGGATTTTGCCTATCGCGTCAAGCAGGCCGGGCATCTGGCGTCGAAGATGCGGTTCATTTCGGCGCCGTGGCTCGGCATGCTCGAACACGACGTGTGGCTCAAGAACGGCCGCCACGCCAATGCCATGGCGACGCTGCTGGCGCAGCGCATCGCCGACGTGCCGGGCGTGCGGATCATGTTCCCGACCCAGGCCAACGCGGTGTTCGCCGAACTGCCGCTGCCGGCCATCGAGAAGCTGCGCGGCCGGGGCTGGCTGTTCTACACGTTCATCGGCGCCGGCGGATGCCGGCTGATGTGCGCGTGGGACCTGCAGCCCGAGACGGTGGAGGCGTTCGCCGCCGATATCCGCGCCGCCTGCGCCTGACCAAAGCCCCCTGGAGATGTCGATGGAACCCTACCGCTTCTGCCCCCGATGCGGCGCGGCGCTGGAACACCTGCCCATGTCGGGCCGTCTTCGCCATGCCTGCGTGCAGGACGGCTGCGGCTTC
This sequence is a window from Cupriavidus pauculus. Protein-coding genes within it:
- a CDS encoding threonine aldolase family protein, which encodes MQQFASDNYAGFCPESLKYFLEANATGHEKAYGDDSWTQKVCDRIRDLFQTDCEVFFVFNGTAANSLALSSLCQSYHSVICHELAHIETDECGAPQFFSNGSKLLTAAGEHGKLTPDAVEALVTQRSDIHYPKPRVVSLTQATEVGTVYTVDEVRAIAAIAKRRQLRVHMDGARFANAVASLGVHPSEITWRAGVDVLCFGGTKNGLPVGEAVVFFDRRLAEDFAYRVKQAGHLASKMRFISAPWLGMLEHDVWLKNGRHANAMATLLAQRIADVPGVRIMFPTQANAVFAELPLPAIEKLRGRGWLFYTFIGAGGCRLMCAWDLQPETVEAFAADIRAACA